AGGATCCTCCGACTCCCTGTGTCTCATCGCTTGGGCTTATTCCAGCTTTGGGCTTGAAGGAAGTAGCTGCCAAAGATACAGGATCCGGTTCCACCGAGGTCGTTTCATCTGATTGGACATAAGTCAGGCCAGCCTGTCAATTTGGTAGACTTACCTGTTGCTCGTTTTTTCTTGAATCTCGTCTCGGTGATGGGTAGGAAGAAGGTACACTCCAGAGCGAACTGTTTGCATCGAGCACATACTGGTTGCTCTTCCTGCCCTTCCGGTGAGTCTGGGGACGGGAGGATATCGCATCGGATCTTTTTCGTGCGCTAAGTAGATAACATGAGCACGGAATCGCGAACAGCGGAAGTAGGGGGACGCGGAGACTCACACAAGCATCGCAAGCTCTGCCAGTCTTTGTCCGCTTCTCTTTTTCCTTATCTGTCTCTACAGTTGGACTTGTCAGAGGCCCATCTGCCTCACCCGAACTCGGTACGATggacttcttcctcttcttcttagCTGGCTGACTTGTACTGTTctttttctcctcttttACCGGTACAGAGGGTGTTGAGCCTGACCGTGCTGAACTGGCCTTCTCTGGCGTTCCCCCACTGGCGGCAGTGTTCATTGTATTGGTATTATTGGATGATCGATTGGATTGCGAAGCTGGCCGcggcggaggtggagggtAATTTCCTGTCACCACAGGCGAATGATTCAGTAtttgttgctgttgttgttgtggaTCTTCTAGAGGGAAAGACCGAGGGTGTGGAGGGAAAGTCTCTCCCGGAGATCGCGATGGAGTGGAACCACCTTGCCCGGGTATGGGAAACCACCCTTGTTGTTGTgtctgttgttgttgcggttgttgctgttgatAGGTGTTTGTAGGGGAAGAATCATACTCAGGGATCCAACCGCTTGGTGGTTCGCTACTGCAACCGTACTGCCAAGGAGGATAGTTGATTCCACGGGGCGGTTGTTGAGAAGTCGATGTTGCGGGGTTGTTATTGTCATACATTGCGACGTGTGTAGGGcatgagagaggagatccaGTGAAGGTGGACTAAAGCGAAGTAGATTGTCGAGATTAGCGACCAGATTATGTTGCACCGGATGTGAGATTCATCCGTTGTATTCGGGCACTTGAGCGATATGCAGTGGTGACAACCATAACCCAATCGAGACGTAGCGCAGAGATTGATATCGAAGACGATGCGAACGCAATCAGGGACGATAACGAACGCCAATGAACGACTCGTGTATTGTCCGGCGGACTCGGGTGGAGGTTTATGGATCGGGCGCCCAGATGGAAACTGAACGATGAGTTTGATGATTATTGCTCACTCGGTCGATGGGATCAAGTGCGCATATGTCGGCGGGGTTTGTGATCGCTTTTGTGCTTACAACACCGGACGCGTGTGAGCTCATACACAATGGGCAGCGGACACctctgacgaagatgcACAGCTGGTCATcatttcctcctccttgccaGATGTACCGTTCAGGTCGATAATAACCTTCGACCTCGGGGGAAAAGGTCCGATCACTCTCGTCACCGCCCTTTCGCATCTCTCTGTTTTCTTTTCACCTGCTTGCTCATCTGCTCCTGGCTCAGCATGTACGACATGAGTGGTCAAATCCAGCTATTACACTCACCCCATGCGTCATATCGCTCATAATCGGTTCTACCATTCTCATGATGAATGTCGTCGTACAAGGATAATCATGGAGACACAGGCTTCGTCATTACGTAATTGCAGATCCGACGTTTGACCCAGTGCCACACTGGAATTGACGCCGGTCGCCGCTCAGACCCCAGCTTTCATTCATTCAGTCATCACTTGtcatccttttctttcACATTTCATTCAGTTCAGCGATCCATTTTTCTATCACTGTTCACTTCACTCCACGCGCATCCAAACTCCGTCGGTGCCTCAAGCGAAACCCGTCACAATGTCCGATAGCAAAAAACAAACCGTCCTTCTTCAGACTTCGGACGATGAGCAGTTCACCGTCGAGAAGGTTGTAGCGGAAAGGTCGGCTATGAtcaagtcgatgatggaaggtgagtaagGGGTCATTGCGTTCTCAGTCGACCAAGTCGATAGCGTCTGTGACTGTCACTACTTCCCTAGTCATCATCCAGGGCCTAGGAATATGATTTTGACTCCCTTGGAACTTGGATTCGCTCAATCAACACCTTGGTTTCCCTACGGACTCCTCCATCCCCCTGTAGACTCGTGTCCCGACAGATTCATAATGCCGCTCTCCGATGCTATCTGCGCGGCTTATCTGTGTGGCTTGCCGCCTGATAGCCAAATCGTCACGTCTTGATGGAGGATGGCTGCATTACTCTCTGAAGCTATGGACTCCGTTTATCTGGGCCGTGTTGAGAATACTGAGATCTGGCTGACTCAATCCAACCTCATTCCCACAGATCTCGGTGACCAGGAAGGCATGCCTATTCCCCTCCCTAATGTCTCCTCATCTGTTCTCACCAAAATCCTTGAGTACTGCGACCATCACAAGAACGAGCCATTGCCTGCTCCCGATGTCAACGACGCCGACGactcgaggaggaagaccagCGAGATTGGAGAGTGGGATGCCCGTTGGATGTGAGCCAGAGCCGCTCATGGTTATGGTTTTCCATCGAAACTGACACATGTAGCCGTAAAGCCAAGTTGATCAGGAGATGTTGTTTGAAATCATTCTCGCTGCCAACTACCTCGACATCAAGCCTCTTCTGTGAGCGATGTCGGCCGCCTTGTTGTCCTGTCGCACTTCATTTGCTGATGACTACTTCAGCGATGTTGGTTGCAAGACTGTCGCCAACATGATCAAGGGTAAGACCCCTGAGGAGATTCGAAAGCTATTCAACATCACCAACGAGTGGGTTTGACCAGTCCTGCTTGTCATCAGTCGCTGATTCACGATCCGTCATAGCTTTACAcccgaggaggaggagcagatCCGAAAAGAGAACGAATGGGCCGAGGAGTAAGTGTTACCCTGCAAAAGTATGGCAAGCAACCAGCCAGCTAATTTGAATTCACGCAGCCGTTAAATGACCTCTCCTTTGTATGAGTCTGATTCGCGGAAGCATACCTGTACTATAGCATTTCCTCCATATTTGAGAGATGAGCGACGCGGGGACATGATTTCTCCTCCATTGTTTCCGTCCCCTTCCCCGCCTGTTCATTcctcaccttgtcctctcTTGTATACAGAATACACCTCGGCGAGATAACTGATATATGTGATCCCCCCATTTGAAAAGTGAAACGTATAGACGCGCGCAAAGACTTGAACCTGATGACGAGCTCGGAGCTGTTGCCCTTTGCCGCATCACGACCACAACCGAGACGGAGGATAACTGAACTGAAAACGAGATCTGTGGATCTCGATTCCCTTTGACCGGAGTACGTTACCGATGTTTTGGTGGTGGTTCACTGCTCTGTCATATGCCGGAAacctcctttcccctcctctcatGACCCGATTCTAGTGCTAGGCTCAGGTCTGACCTTTCACCAACCATATCTTTAAGTCTATGACTCATCTTTTTGCCAATCTCATTTGATCTCTGATAATCGAACGACACGCTAACGACTTGAGCATGATGGAGTCTCAACACACAATGGGCATGTCACGATATCCCATGGAAGGGCAACCATCCCATCCAAGCTTGCCGAATCCTTCTACGAGTAACGCTGAACCCTCCACTTCCCCGTAGGCCCTTTTTCTCGTGTTCTCCTGTTCATCCGGCCCCGCAAAGGGCCCCACTTTCTTCCCTCACGTCTTAGCAATACTGATGAGAATAAGCGTGATCAGTGACAGTCAACATAAACGTCGTCGGGGATCTTCCAGCGAACCACACCGAGTCCAACTGGCCTGCTTCTACTGCCGGTCCAAACGAATCCGATGTACGGGAAACCGGCCAAGATGTGAGGGATGCGTGAAAGCGGGAGTGGTATGCGAATGGCCAGCGGCaagagcgaagaagaggaccaagaagcagatggaagaggcgaggatgatggagaagaagaatggcGAGGGGCTGATTGGTGGTATTGACGTGAGTGACGGATCCATCGAAAAATGGGTTTTGATGATAGTCAAAGCACGGTGGAATGCCGGCTCATGATACTGCTACGTAGCCCGTCATGATCTCGGACCCGCAAAACTCATCTTCTATGGAATACGGGGACGATGGGGATAGCGGGAACAACAATGACATCCAGCAGAATGATCCCATAGACTTTTGGAATATCacttccacatcctctACGTCAAACTATGTCTGGCCTGCGGAATTCACTTCGTCATTGCCTAGAGGGATCGATAGCATCCCAGACTTGGGCGAGGGATCGAGCACCTCACATCTGCCAATCACCGGTTCGACGCTCGGAGCTTCTGGTGGATCAAAGTCGCATCTAAGCGCAACAATGATGGCGCCGCCGATATACACGTCGAATAGCACCGGTCAGGATGTGGGTGGAGGGGACTATGGCTTCGGTCTGATCAACAGCTGGTCCCCTTCGACGGACTTGAGATTGGCGAATGCGTTGGAAAGTCAGACGGCCTTTGTCAATGGGAATCCagaggaagacaaggaTCTGGAACTGTACTATTATCGATTCGTGAGTTGACGCCTGAGTCCAGACTCATACTGCAAGTTTCTGATACGTTGCCTGCTTTCAGTCCGGCTCTACAGCTATACATCCTGGTATCAATCGTATCGCTCTCAAACTTCAACGTCGTAACGACTCTTCACCACTTGCCGCGCCTCAGCCAagcgacgaagaggatccacccagctcctccttcctcagtGCGGAGCTATTCGACCATACGGGAATGCCTCGTTCACACGTTTGGAGACCGCTCTTCGCTTTGTTCTACAAGCACATGTCGCAGCATTTTCCGAGCTGCAGCTATAGGcggatgatggagagattCGACACGGGGACGATGAGTCAGTTTTTGGCTTGCTGTATCTGCAGTCTCGGAGCGAGATTCACCACCGAGATCAAGGATCCTTCTCAAGCTGCCGCACCATTCATCGCCAAAGCACAAGAACTGGTCATTCCCCTACTTCATCTACCGACATATGACGTGGTGACTGGTCTACTTCTCCTCGCATGGGGAAACTACGGTCAGAACTCGGAGAGCGGTTTGTGGCAATACTCTGGTATGGCTATTCGGATGGCTATCGATCTGGGCGTGCACGAAGTAAGCGAGATCTACGAATCGCCCGCCCATGTCGTAAGGACGAGGTTGCTCTTCTGGTCGCTATTCGTCACGGATCGAATTGTCGCTTTCGCGACCGGTCGACCTGCTTCCATCCCTGAGGACATCATTGAGATACCTTTGCCGTCAGACGAGGATTTCTTCCCTGATCCAGCTCGGAATCTACCCGATTCTCCGCTCGAACAAACCGAACCCGTACCCTTTGTCCAACTAGTGAAACTCATGATCATCTGTGGAAGGATCTCAAACGTCTTGaatggtcgaagaggacgagcaAGGACCCTAGTCAATACCACCGAACCTCTGCCTGAGCTGTTATCTGAACTTCAGATCCGACTGGTCAACTTTTACTCGAATCTTCCCGAAAGTCTGAGATGGTCAGCCGATACCTTCAAACATCAACACAGACGAGGACACAGCGGGACGTTCCTCACACTTCATCTATGGGCCAATGCGGTCCTTGCCTTGGTCTACCATCCGGATCTGCTGAAATCTCCTAGTGGAATCGAAACCCCGTTGAGCAAGAGCATGTCGAGAAATGTAGGCTTAAGTCTGGCAAGTTCAAGACAGATCTGCGAATGTATGGTCTTTGCAGATCTAGTGGATTCCACTTCTTATGTGAGTGCAATATCTCATGAGACCGTGAGAGACGCTCAGCTGATACGTGGGATAGATCTCAGCGCCGTATTTGACCCAGCCACTCTTCGTAGGCGCGTAAGTTTGCGCGTTTTGTCACAAATGTCATGATTCAGGACTGTAGCAAGGATTGACATCGATACACTCTCGCAGTATGGCATTCATCCACGAAATGCGTTCCTTACAAGCTTCTGCAAGCGAACCGAACAATCCGAATCCTACGGATATTCTCATGTTGTCGATGGCCAAGCAGAACTTGTCCGCGCTGGTCAATGCCACGCaaaagatggaagagtaTTGGGCAGGTGCGAACTATGTAGCGTCAACATtggagaagagtgagtggaggtggcCTGTATGATAGTGTGTGCTCCCACCATACTGACGATCTGCTTGATAGGATCGGGTATACCGAGATCGACGAAAAGATTGTCTAAGCGAACCTTCATTTCGTTACCTGACACTGGTCTCTTGAAGCGATTCACAAGTGGTATGTGGCTTTGTCCACATGGTTTGACAGTCTATTGAGCTGACGTACGTGTGCGGACTGGGTAGATCGTGAACACCCCCAAAACGTAGCTCCACCCACGGAAACTTCGCTGAGGGAATCCATAGCTCGAAGTGAAAGGTCGAGTTCCATGTCAGCTGCGGGTCCGAGTGAGTGTTGTAGCCTTCACTACGGGCTCTCTTGCTACAGACGCCGAGTCCGCCTTTTCCCTCTGTTTCTTAAGAGCACAAACTTCTATGGTTCTCCCTGGCTGATTTCCCCGAGACATGATTCGCTGACTGCTTTTGTACCTGCAGCCCCACTCTGGCTGGCCGATCTCATGTCCGGATACACCGTCGAGAACATGTCTTTCGCGCCTGCAGACACGCTCGATTTGGAGAGACTGCTAGCGAGCAGTGCGGGAGCAATGAGGGGGAATGTCGGTGCGTGAGGCCAGTGAGACGGACAGTGCTGTACAGGGGGGTCCCGGCTCAAATGAGTGGAAAGTACGCAGAATGGTTTATGTTGTACGCATCGTGCGAGTGAACATGAATGTACAGTGTAGTCATGGCTGGTCAACCCGATCGCATGGTGTCGATCCTTTCCTCGGCGTTTCCAGAACGGTAACGAGATAGCGGCAGGCAGCCTGGAATCGTTCAAGTTAAACAGCCGTACTTCGGTTCGCACTGTTTCACGAGTTTCAATCCTCATGATCAATGCGTAAATCACAAGACTCCTCCTTCGGCAGCTAGCTACAGCCCCCCGGAACAGCCTCATACTCGTACCCATCATAATCATGTatgaccttgaccttttcATTACTCGCCGAATTCGGATCGAACACATGCCCCAGCCATTCTCCCACGAGCTTCTTGGCCACCTCGACCCCGATCACCCTCTGTCCGAGACAGAGGATCTGGGCGTTGTTCGACTTGACGAGTCGTTCGACGGAGAACGAGTCGTGGGCGACCGAGGCGCGGATGCCGGGTACTTTGTTGGCGGAGATGGCTACGCCCATTCCTAGATTGCGAGAGAACGGAAAGGAGTCAGCGGTTGAGTGATAGTCATCGTGGACATCATGAGTCGAATTGGGTAGCTTCGCGCTGCCGTTTTGTCCCTCTGCGAATCCAGTCATTGGGCTGCCATCTAGGTGGAGACCGTCACGGCGTCCCTCCCAGATAGATACAAATGCTCTCACATATCCCTCTCCCCCCACACCAAATCTTCACGCCTGTTCGGAACCCCTCCACACTCTCACCCACCACACCCATATCTGCGAACGAACAATGACCGACACCAACCCCGACCCCGACCCCGATCCCAACAtcacccactcacctgttcCACAGACCAACAGACCCCTATCCGCTTCCCCATTCacgatcttcctcgccgcGTCCACCGCCACATGCGGGTAAGCTGTCGTATCGACCTTGCCATCCGGACCCAGATGGACCCCTACGTCGATAACGCTCTTGACTCGAGTATCGGCCTCGAGCAGTTGTTTCAGGGTGGACTTGTATTCGTGGCCTGCATCGTCGCACGCCATGACGATGGTGTAGGGTGGGGATGTCATTATGTACTTGGCGTGGCGATATTGAAGGGAGGGGCAGATCTTCTAGGATATGCTgctgggaagaaggaagtgCTCGGGGATGGATTGATTGTTGACTGAGAGCGAGCAGCTCGGGGAAAGGTACTGGGATAGCGATCAGGTTCAGCCAAAGAGCCTTCCTGTGATGACCGTAAGAAACACGCAGATACAAGGAAAAAAGAACGTACACCGTTATGATACTCTGCAAAAGTTCTGATGTGAGGCTTGCCTGACAGCTGTGAGGATGTGATCAAGTCCGAACCGACGAGCACTGTGATTGATGATCTGCGTGACTTGATCGAACGGAAGTCAAGGTCAAAAGTTCAAGCAAAGTCAAGTGTTCGCCTCCACCTGTGTGCGTGGGCTCACCTACCACCAGAGTAGCGAGAAGCAGCGGTATATCGCCATTGGTGGTCACACATTCCTCATGCTCTCGGCCCGTCTCCCTTAGACCCTCACACAAACCCACCCCAAACCACGTAACTGACCCATACTATGACCTATCACGCTCAACAAGCAACTTCGGTCCGGTCTCCTTTCTGTGCGGTATCTACCGGAATAAtaacatcatcatcctcgcgGCGAGAACAATAATGCGGGGTGATAAGCCATAGTACGTGCCTGAAATGTGATCATCCCACCCCCTCCTGCATTCCTGAATATCCTATCCGGAACAAAACATAACCGGGTGTGTCTTTGGACATGATCTCTCCGGGGAAATCACGGTCCGAAGAGCTGGTAGTCTTGGTTGCATTGagtggaaggaaggattAGGTGCATTGGCCCGCGTCATACCGTCAGCCACGATTGGGTCCCTTCTACTGATGCCACTGCTGGGGAGGGACGAATTGGGATCTGCTCTGGTGCATGCACTCCGGTCACGAGTTTAGCAGAGATCAGCAGTCGGGATGATCAAAGTTGTGAGACCTGCCAGTGGTGTTGTTTCGATATCGAGCAGGAACCGGGCGTCAAACATTTATACTCCTGGTCGAGCTCAACGCATCCCAGCTAGTCAAGCCCACCAGATAAGCTACGCTCTCACCGAAAGCCTTGCCTCCTGCCCAATCTCGTACCACATACAAACCCCATTCAGCGACTGACAATTCTCCTCACCACGCCATGACGGATCGACACATCTTTCCCGACCACACCACGCTCGTCTTTCGCTCCCTCCGAGGTCTGGTCGCCTCGCACCCCTATCTCAACCTGATCCCCTCCCTCAAAGTAGTCTATCGAGCAGACCACGATCCGTCCAAGGTCTCTCTGATATGTGGAGGTGGGAGCGGACATGAGCCGGGGACTGTGGGACATGTAGGAAGAGGATTGCTGAGTGCGAGTGTTGCCGGCGATGTCTTTGCTAGTCCGAGCGCTAGACAGGTCGGAGCGACCATCAAGAAGGTTCATAGCGATAAAGGGGTGATCCTCATCATTACCAATTGTGAGTAGCAACGTCCATCCAATCGAATTGGTTCGTCATGGAGCTAACAGATAGCTTGGTGGACGATTCCTTTCTAGACACGGGAGATAACCTCCATTTCGGTCTGGCAAGATTGATGGCCCAATCGGAAGGTATCAAGAACGTAGAGTTGGTCGTCGTCGGAGATGATGTTTCGGTCCCTCGATCAAGAGGAAATATGGTAGGCAGGCGATGTTTGGCAGGCATCACTTTGGGTTAGTATGAAAACACAGCCTTCGCCCTTGGCCCCCCCCTCTCAACGTTCAGGCTATCATGTCCAAACACGAGTGTAGCGGTCCAATACTGACTCCATCCAATTGCGAATCAGTCTGCAAGATCCTTGGGGCCGGCTCAGAAGCCGATATGGAGTTCCAAGATCTGGTGGACATGGGTCGATCGCTCTCAGCGAACACTGCGTCCATTTGCGCCGCACTCGATCACTGTCATGTCCCTGGACGCAGCGGAGAGTGGcatatcgaagaaggaagagtcGAGATTGGATTAGGTCTGCATAACGagactgtgagtgagagtTCGCAGGGGCTGTTTGTTCACTTGGCCGGGCAATATGtccaaggacgaggagagggatcACGGTGCGGATAAGCTCAATGGACTGATATCCCATGTCTTCGCCCGATAGGGAGTATTCAACATCGCACAGCCGTCACCCGAAGAGTTCATCAAGCAACTTCTGGACCTCTTGTTGAAGCAAGATGATCCAGAAAGATCTTTCGTCCATTTcgaagatggcgatgacctcgtccttctcgtGAACAACCAAGGAGGCATGAGCGCTCTGGAGATCGGagcggtggtggatgaAGTCCTGACTCAGCTTGGTAAGTAGCCTTGTGGCTTTGCCATTCTTCACACCTTGGACACTGCCTTGATCGTCGCTGCGGACTCTTTGAACAGACAAGTCTGAAGGAGCTGACTCAACCACATTCTATATCTGCCAGAATCCCGCTCAATCACCCCCGTCCGGATCCTTTCCGGACCATTCATGGGTTCCATGAACATGCCCGGtatctccctctccctaCTCAACCTCTCCAACGTCGTCGCAGATTGTTCGGGCTTCCTCAAATCCACTTCGACCCTATTGAACTTGCTGGACGCGCCGCATAACAGTCCAGCATGGCCTGCGACGAGTCAGATGTATCCCGTGCCACAGAGTCtgaaggggagaaagagggCAGATCAGTTCACGgaggtcgagaaagaggtggaagaggaggtggtggagacgGAGGGAGCCAAGTTGCTGGGTAAGTCACCGCAGCCTGGGTGGACTGTTTCTCTCGGTTGTCTGTGTTGTCCTCAGAGGAAGTGAAGGAGTGTGTCAAAAAGGATGACGGGACATATATGCTGATTGGCCAATATCGCAGTGgacggagagaagatcCGAACAGCAATGAAAATTGCCGCGGACGACGTTCTCACTCTCGAACCACAGCTCACCAGATGGGACACCGTGAGTGATCCAACCAACCTAAGGAACGAGAATCGC
The nucleotide sequence above comes from Kwoniella newhampshirensis strain CBS 13917 chromosome 8, whole genome shotgun sequence. Encoded proteins:
- a CDS encoding ribose 5-phosphate isomerase is translated as MTSPPYTIVMACDDAGHEYKSTLKQLLEADTRVKSVIDVGVHLGPDGKVDTTAYPHVAVDAARKIVNGEADRGLLVCGTGMGVAISANKVPGIRASVAHDSFSVERLVKSNNAQILCLGQRVIGVEVAKKLVGEWLGHVFDPNSASNEKVKVIHDYDGYEYEAVPGGCS
- a CDS encoding dihydroxyacetone kinase; the encoded protein is MTDRHIFPDHTTLVFRSLRGLVASHPYLNLIPSLKVVYRADHDPSKVSLICGGGSGHEPGTVGHVGRGLLSASVAGDVFASPSARQVGATIKKVHSDKGVILIITNYTGDNLHFGLARLMAQSEGIKNVELVVVGDDVSVPRSRGNMVGRRCLAGITLVCKILGAGSEADMEFQDLVDMGRSLSANTASICAALDHCHVPGRSGEWHIEEGRVEIGLGLHNETGVFNIAQPSPEEFIKQLLDLLLKQDDPERSFVHFEDGDDLVLLVNNQGGMSALEIGAVVDEVLTQLESRSITPVRILSGPFMGSMNMPGISLSLLNLSNVVADCSGFLKSTSTLLNLLDAPHNSPAWPATSQMYPVPQSLKGRKRADQFTEVEKEVEEEVVETEGAKLLVDGEKIRTAMKIAADDVLTLEPQLTRWDTIVGDGDCGETCALGAKGVLKALDKGLGSDGDLVRLFRVLTQVIDDSMGGTLGAIFSIFLAGLTTSLIQSASSATPNQTIDPRFFGQQVESALETLKQRTAARVGHRTVMDALIPFGETLSQTGDLKKAVEACKKGGEGTVHLEAKLGRATYVGQGADKDGSGMPPDPGAMAFVTVVEGILKAFS